Part of the Olsenella profusa DSM 13989 genome, TCTTCATCAACCAAGATGCTGATCTGGAGGCAGAACCCGTCTTCTCCAAAGATTTCTAAGACATGCGGCATCTCCCTGCATCCACCGGCTTCGAGGATTTCAATACCGTCTCTTTCAAGATGACACCCCGTGTTCCCTGCTACCTTTTCGAGCAGCATCCTATCCGATTGCCCCTCGACCGCTATAATCTGTTTCGCCGTCAGAAGCTCAATCCTGCTGCTTATCCACCACCTTGCAAGAGTCTTCTGATCTTCTTGACCCGCGAGGAAACCTCGCTTCGGCTGCACGGGAGAAAACCCTTCGCGAGTAACCGCGATGTTGTCGGGTTCGAATTCGCCAGCAACAACCCCAGAATGCGTGGCTATGACAAGCTGCCGCCCCGTACTCTTCAGAATGCGTATCAAGTTTCTCTGGGCCAATGGGTGCAAGTGGGTTTCCGGCTCATCAATGGCAATCATCCCGCCCGAATTAAGCAGGCCAAAGATGGAAAAGGCGATAAGGGCTTTGGTGCCGTCAGACTGTTCTGTCGCCTGGCGAGCAGTTCCAGACCTGCCCTCAATCTGAAGCCGGACGTTATTCAACAGATCCCCATTGATTGCGGCTTCGGGGACGAAGTGAAGCTTGTTTGCCGTAATGCCTCCGTCGAGCACGGGGTCAAGCTGATCTGCAAGGGAACCCAATGCTTCATTGAAGGCATCTGATCCGTCAATCGCATCACTGAGAGACTTGATGGCCTCAGCTAATTTCGATTCATCTCCAGAGGCATCCACCTCTTTGAGGTAGTCGTCTACGATGGTCTTCCTACCTGGCTCAAGTTGAGTGGTTGAAAAATCGGAAGGAATCATGCTCCATCCGATGCTCTCAAGCTGCTCTCGCCTTAAATTATTATCGCCAGCGCCCTTTGGAAAGTATCGCCTAATCGTGAGATCGTCTTTGTCCAGAGTAGCTTCCATGCGAACAGTCAACGAGTTGTCTAATGCATCGTAATCATCTGGAAAAAACGACAACTCATCTTCGCTGAGCCCTTCTAGCCTAACTTCAACAGCAAAAGGTTGCTCCTCGTCCTCGAAGTCAGAGTTGTCGATGGAGTAATACAGCTGCTGTGTTGTCTTGCCAAG contains:
- a CDS encoding ATP-dependent nuclease gives rise to the protein MKITSIRINNHSRIPNCTIDVRDNLILVGANGSGKSSIIRCIDLALGKTTQQLYYSIDNSDFEDEEQPFAVEVRLEGLSEDELSFFPDDYDALDNSLTVRMEATLDKDDLTIRRYFPKGAGDNNLRREQLESIGWSMIPSDFSTTQLEPGRKTIVDDYLKEVDASGDESKLAEAIKSLSDAIDGSDAFNEALGSLADQLDPVLDGGITANKLHFVPEAAINGDLLNNVRLQIEGRSGTARQATEQSDGTKALIAFSIFGLLNSGGMIAIDEPETHLHPLAQRNLIRILKSTGRQLVIATHSGVVAGEFEPDNIAVTREGFSPVQPKRGFLAGQEDQKTLARWWISSRIELLTAKQIIAVEGQSDRMLLEKVAGNTGCHLERDGIEILEAGGCREMPHVLEIFGEDGFCLQISILVDEDAEEDMANALGANKEDLASKFVYVSRRDLEEEYVAAIGADSLWKALGESSLFTQNMLNTCTILDDSGKPNEDELAEFCRRKKNKILSAVVACKLLDEASAQRVSSVIEVLRNAI